The Nitrososphaerales archaeon DNA window GATACCTGAGCCATCTGTAGGCGTCGACGGCTGCATCGAGCGGTTCCTTCAAAAGCGACCGGTCATCTGTTGCGCGATAGAGGTCGGCGAGTCCTATGATGTACCACGGGGCCGAGTCGGTCGAGCCTGAGAAACCGAAGTCGGCCCGGCCGTTGGCCGGGTCGTAGAAGTTGGCTATCTGCCCGAGCGGAGACCTGCTCCTCGCGAAGGTGTCTACGGTCGCCCTGGCGCACGACAGCAGCGTTTCGTCCCCGAGCATGTTCGAGCCGAGGAAGGAAATGAATGAATCTCTGGCCCACACCTGGTTGTAGTACGAGCTGGAAGCCTTCAGCCCCCGAGGAGTGGAGTTCCCTTTGAGCACCTCGACAGCTGCGTCGAAGGTTCTCTCCGTCGCGCTGCTCGTCACCCTTCCCCTCCTGTTAGCCGGCCGTCCGCTCTATTGCTCCCGTGATACCCCCGAAGATTTCCTCCACCTTCTTGGTGGCGAAGCTCTTCAGCAAGGTCGAGCCGAGGCCTGCCATTATACCCGTGATCTCTGCGTCCGCTGACCAGGCCATCGTTGTTGGGGAGTCCCCGGTCAGTGTGAAAGTGCTTACGACCTTCAGGTTGCTGCCGCTCCCCGAGCCCTCGGCAACGAGTTTGGCCCGTGCTGGCGGTTCCGTGTCGGAGACTGTCATTCTGACCTTGAAGGCGCTCGAGACAACCGCGACCCTCACTTTGATTCTCGCTTCGAGTGTGGACCCGTCCAGGACCCTGACATCCTCGGCGTCTTGGAGTGTCTTCGCCAAGAACTCAGGGTTGACGAGAAGGCCGAAGACGTGATCACGCTTGGCGTTGATGCTCGTCGAGCCATCCAAGTGGAGCTGCATCCTGCGTCCAGAATCCGGGTCGCTGTATAAAGGTCACGTGTAGGCCTCGAAGTCTTTCCCGAGGACTGAGGAAGCGATCTTCAACTCCATGATTTCGTCCGTCCCTTCGTATATTCTGGCGACGCGGGTGTCGAGAAAATGCTTTGCCACCGGAGACATTATCGAATAGCCGAAGCCGCCGAAAATCTGAAGAGCCCTATCGGCTGATTCAAACGCAGCCCTCGATGCAACGTACTTGGCCAGCGCCGACAGCCTATCCGTCTCCGCCCTCAGCGCGAGGTTCTGAGCGTCCTTCTCGTACTCGTCCTTCTTCATGGCAGCCCTGTAGACGAGCCACCTGCTGGCCTCCAGGCTGGACGCTATGAAAGCAACGTGCCTTTGGACGAGCTGATGCCTGCCGATCAGCTTGCCGTGCTGGAACCGCGAGGTGGCCCTCTCCTTCACCTGGTTCAGGCAGTCCTCCATCACACCGAGACACCCTGAACTTATGCCGATTCTTCCGTTCAGGAGGGCGGAGTAAGCAACAGCGAAGCCCTTTCCCTCCGGTCCTAGCATGTCCTCTCTGGGTACGAACACGCTATCAAATGAAAGGAGCGCGGTGTCAGAGGTGAAGAGACCAACCTTCTCCTCGAGCCTCATGTCGACGTTGAAACCCTCCTGCTTTGTGTCGACGAGGAAGGCACTCAGGCCTTCTGACCTGCCCTTGGGATAGGCGAACACGATTATGTTGGTGGCTATCGAGCCGTTTGAGATCAGGTACTTCGACCCTGTCAGCCTGAAACCACTGCCGTCTGCAACATAGGACGTCTTCAGCGAGGCGGGGTCGCTGCCTGCCTCTGGTTCAGTGAGGCCG harbors:
- a CDS encoding acyl-CoA dehydrogenase family protein encodes the protein MEQLFEKSMREVAKIAGLGKDDLSILEDTDAAANELVISEFEKYVERKYNPEVPRILKSHNLLGVPIEEKYGGRGARQLVHALFLERLGQAGMGVVTFADVHQSLGSLSIQDWGNEEQKQRYLSKAARGEAILAYGLTEPEAGSDPASLKTSYVADGSGFRLTGSKYLISNGSIATNIIVFAYPKGRSEGLSAFLVDTKQEGFNVDMRLEEKVGLFTSDTALLSFDSVFVPREDMLGPEGKGFAVAYSALLNGRIGISSGCLGVMEDCLNQVKERATSRFQHGKLIGRHQLVQRHVAFIASSLEASRWLVYRAAMKKDEYEKDAQNLALRAETDRLSALAKYVASRAAFESADRALQIFGGFGYSIMSPVAKHFLDTRVARIYEGTDEIMELKIASSVLGKDFEAYT